The proteins below are encoded in one region of Syntrophotalea carbinolica DSM 2380:
- a CDS encoding efflux RND transporter permease subunit, producing MNIAKFFIDRPIFATVLSVLIVIVGGLAYFSLPIEQYPQVAPPTIEITATYPGANAETVAATVATPIEQEVNGVEGMLYMFSQSTSDGRMTLTITFALGTDLDTAQVLVQNRVAVAEPRLPEEVRRLGITTKKNTPDLMLVVNMYSPDGTYDQTYIGNYAVLNILDRIRRIDGVGNVRLFGASEYAMRIWLDPDRIQSFGMTPGDVLDALRAQNVQVAGGALNQAPQPKQNYYEYVVQTQGRLKAPEEFGDIIVKSGENGRIVYLRDIARIELGAQDYATKGYLGKYPAVALPAYQRPGSNALETADAIIKEMREIGKDFPPGLQYDIAYNPTQFIEESVVAVQHTVYEAIVLVLIVIVLFLQTWRAAIIPIVAIPVSLIGTFAVMAALGFSLNTLTLFGLVLAIGIVVDDAIVVVENMERNMRAGLSPRDAARKTMTEVGSALVAIGLVLVAVFLPTIFLGGLSGKFYQAFGITIAVATMISVFVSLTLSPALAAILMKPGDHDTHGPGRWYKTPLRFFFHYFNTGMEWLSDRYGRLVGKLVFLGGPVLLLYAGLMALTGWQFDRVPSGFIPPMDQGYAIVSVELPPGASLSETDKVVQVATRKLLAIDGVDDVIGFAGFSGATRANASNAAGLFPTLKPFKEREKKGITFESLLQKMRTEMATIKEASIVVIPPPPVRGIGSAGGYRMMIQDRGGRGVDALNSAVWAMAEAANGPGTPETRSVFTFFEKNTPQTFLDIDREKAERLHVPVSRAYEALEVFIGSAFVNDFNYLGRTFRVTAQADAPYRLSAEDMLRIKVRSDDGAMVPLGSIARVHNAAGPSRMPRYNLYPSAALIGDTAPGYSSGQALEAMERLADKVLPEGIGYEWTELAYQQKATGNTAVIAFVLAVVFVFLLLAAQYESWTLPLSVILIVPMCLLSAISGVALMGMDNNVLTQIGFVVLVGLACKNAILIVEFARELERQGRDRWQAAVEAAHLRLRPILMTSFAFILGVVPMVLAQGAGAEMRRALGVAVFSGMLGVTFFGLVFTPVFYVLCRKLSLIRVKEAPGKAAPEGTES from the coding sequence CAACGGTGTCGAGGGGATGCTCTACATGTTCTCCCAGTCGACCTCCGACGGTCGCATGACCCTGACCATCACCTTTGCCCTGGGAACCGACCTGGATACCGCCCAGGTGCTGGTGCAGAACCGTGTTGCCGTGGCCGAACCCCGCCTTCCGGAAGAAGTGCGTCGCTTGGGCATAACCACGAAAAAGAACACGCCGGATCTGATGCTGGTCGTCAACATGTATTCACCGGACGGCACCTATGATCAGACCTATATCGGTAACTACGCGGTTCTGAATATCCTTGACCGCATCCGACGCATCGATGGGGTTGGCAATGTCCGCCTGTTCGGAGCGTCGGAATATGCCATGCGCATCTGGCTCGACCCGGATCGCATTCAATCATTCGGCATGACGCCCGGCGACGTGTTGGATGCGCTGCGGGCACAGAACGTCCAGGTCGCCGGCGGTGCGCTGAATCAAGCGCCGCAACCGAAACAGAACTATTACGAATATGTCGTTCAGACACAGGGCAGGCTGAAAGCACCGGAAGAGTTTGGCGACATCATCGTGAAATCCGGCGAGAACGGCCGGATCGTATATCTGCGGGATATTGCGCGGATCGAGTTGGGTGCGCAGGATTACGCGACCAAGGGTTATCTGGGTAAATACCCGGCCGTGGCCTTGCCCGCCTATCAACGGCCCGGCTCCAATGCATTGGAGACGGCCGATGCGATCATCAAGGAGATGCGCGAAATAGGGAAGGATTTTCCTCCCGGTCTGCAATACGACATCGCCTACAATCCGACCCAATTTATCGAAGAGTCCGTCGTTGCCGTCCAGCACACCGTGTACGAAGCCATTGTTCTGGTGCTCATCGTGATCGTCCTTTTTCTGCAAACCTGGCGGGCGGCGATTATTCCGATTGTCGCCATTCCGGTTTCGCTGATCGGAACTTTTGCCGTCATGGCCGCGCTCGGTTTTTCCCTGAATACTCTTACCTTGTTCGGACTGGTACTGGCCATCGGAATCGTGGTCGATGACGCGATCGTGGTGGTGGAGAACATGGAGCGCAACATGCGCGCCGGGCTATCGCCCAGGGATGCTGCCCGCAAGACGATGACCGAGGTCGGCTCGGCCCTGGTAGCCATTGGGCTGGTGTTGGTCGCCGTGTTCCTGCCCACAATTTTTCTCGGAGGGTTGTCGGGGAAATTCTATCAGGCATTCGGCATTACCATTGCCGTGGCGACCATGATCTCGGTCTTTGTTTCCCTGACCCTTTCGCCTGCTTTGGCAGCCATTCTGATGAAACCGGGCGACCATGATACTCACGGACCCGGACGATGGTATAAGACGCCGCTGAGATTTTTCTTCCATTATTTCAACACCGGAATGGAATGGCTATCGGATCGCTACGGCAGACTGGTTGGCAAACTGGTGTTTCTGGGCGGCCCGGTTCTGCTGCTTTACGCGGGCTTGATGGCGCTGACCGGCTGGCAATTCGACCGCGTTCCATCCGGTTTTATCCCGCCTATGGATCAGGGCTATGCCATTGTTTCGGTAGAGCTTCCCCCCGGTGCGTCCCTGTCGGAAACCGACAAGGTTGTGCAAGTGGCGACCCGCAAACTTCTGGCCATTGATGGCGTGGATGACGTGATAGGTTTTGCCGGCTTTTCAGGGGCGACGCGCGCCAACGCTTCCAACGCGGCTGGGCTGTTTCCAACGCTGAAGCCGTTCAAGGAACGGGAAAAGAAAGGCATTACCTTCGAAAGCCTGTTGCAGAAAATGCGTACCGAGATGGCCACGATCAAGGAGGCCTCCATAGTCGTCATCCCACCGCCGCCGGTGCGCGGCATCGGATCTGCCGGGGGCTACCGGATGATGATTCAGGATCGCGGGGGGCGAGGCGTGGACGCATTGAACAGTGCGGTCTGGGCGATGGCCGAAGCGGCCAACGGGCCAGGAACCCCGGAGACGCGTTCCGTTTTTACCTTCTTTGAAAAAAATACGCCGCAGACTTTTCTGGATATCGACCGCGAAAAGGCCGAACGCCTGCATGTGCCGGTCTCCCGCGCATATGAAGCGCTGGAGGTCTTTATCGGCTCCGCCTTCGTAAACGATTTCAACTACCTGGGACGGACATTCCGGGTTACAGCGCAGGCCGATGCACCCTACCGGTTGAGTGCCGAAGACATGTTGCGCATCAAGGTGCGCAGCGACGATGGGGCCATGGTGCCGCTTGGCTCGATCGCCCGTGTCCATAATGCGGCGGGTCCGTCCCGCATGCCGCGCTACAACCTGTATCCGTCTGCCGCTTTGATCGGCGACACGGCCCCCGGGTACAGTTCTGGGCAGGCCCTGGAAGCCATGGAGCGGTTGGCCGACAAAGTCTTGCCCGAAGGGATCGGCTACGAGTGGACGGAACTCGCTTACCAGCAAAAAGCGACCGGAAATACCGCGGTCATTGCCTTCGTCCTGGCGGTAGTCTTTGTGTTCCTGTTGCTGGCGGCCCAATATGAAAGCTGGACCCTGCCGCTTTCCGTCATTCTGATCGTGCCGATGTGTCTGCTGTCGGCGATCAGCGGCGTGGCCCTGATGGGGATGGACAACAATGTCCTGACCCAGATCGGTTTTGTCGTGCTGGTGGGGCTGGCATGCAAGAACGCCATTCTGATCGTCGAATTCGCCCGCGAACTGGAACGGCAGGGCCGCGACCGCTGGCAAGCTGCTGTCGAGGCGGCACACCTGCGCCTGCGCCCGATTCTTATGACCTCCTTTGCCTTCATTCTCGGCGTGGTGCCGATGGTGCTTGCCCAGGGAGCCGGAGCGGAAATGCGCCGGGCTCTGGGGGTGGCGGTCTTTTCCGGCATGCTGGGCGTAACCTTTTTCGGTCTGGTTTTCACGCCTGTTTTTTACGTGCTGTGCCGCAAGCTGTCCCTGATCAGGGTTAAAGAAGCCCCCGGTAAAGCCGCCCCGGAAGGAACCGAATCATGA
- a CDS encoding efflux transporter outer membrane subunit, whose product MKSITAIFLCTLVLSGCSVFRDYTPPENPVGAEQTDLTVSDAVRYKAAQEPVAAWWQKFDDPQLVALVEEALDTNLDVRIALANLGEARAMAREVGLDRFPTVTGNAAYFRLLNSRETSAGNSVERDVNSYTAGFDALWELDLFGRVSQRIAAQKALTDAALNDVRQIYVTVSAEAARTYIELRGAQYRLNIAERNARNQAGTYELTQKLFDGGRGTALDVSRAITQRDLARSRIPPLQAEVTAAINRLSVLTGRVPDALLEALSGSKPLPSLPVTVAVGDAEGLLKRRPDIRTAERQLAASVARYNVAATDLFPTVSILGSIGFSATDLGSFGASALAGSLGPSIHWRAFDLGRVRAQMAQADARSIAALAAYEKTVLKALEETQTALSNFSREEERRGTLQQAARSARHSAQLAKQRYEQGMDAFLDVLDAERTQLQTEDALAASETTAALDLIAIYKALGGGWQVVE is encoded by the coding sequence ATGAAATCGATAACAGCTATTTTCCTATGTACATTGGTTTTAAGCGGCTGTTCGGTGTTCCGTGACTACACACCACCTGAAAACCCGGTCGGTGCGGAGCAGACCGACCTGACGGTGTCCGATGCGGTGCGCTACAAAGCCGCACAAGAGCCTGTCGCTGCATGGTGGCAGAAGTTCGACGATCCGCAATTGGTGGCACTGGTCGAAGAAGCGCTGGATACCAACCTCGATGTCCGTATTGCCCTGGCCAATCTCGGAGAGGCCCGCGCCATGGCCCGGGAGGTCGGTCTCGACCGCTTTCCGACCGTGACCGGCAATGCAGCCTATTTCCGCCTTCTGAACTCCCGGGAAACATCTGCCGGCAACTCTGTTGAGCGCGATGTGAACAGCTATACAGCAGGATTCGACGCCCTTTGGGAGTTGGATCTGTTCGGGCGAGTATCCCAACGGATCGCAGCGCAAAAAGCTCTTACGGACGCAGCACTGAACGATGTGCGGCAGATATACGTGACGGTTAGCGCAGAAGCCGCGCGTACCTATATCGAACTGCGCGGGGCCCAATACCGCCTTAATATTGCCGAACGCAACGCCCGTAACCAGGCCGGCACCTATGAACTGACGCAGAAACTTTTCGATGGCGGACGCGGCACGGCACTGGACGTATCCCGGGCCATAACGCAACGTGATCTGGCCCGCTCCCGCATCCCCCCGTTACAGGCCGAGGTGACAGCCGCCATAAATCGGCTCTCCGTTTTGACCGGTCGTGTTCCGGATGCCTTACTCGAAGCGTTGTCGGGCAGCAAACCGTTGCCGAGCCTGCCCGTGACGGTCGCCGTCGGCGATGCAGAAGGGCTTCTCAAGAGGCGCCCGGATATTCGCACGGCCGAACGGCAACTGGCCGCCAGCGTGGCGCGGTATAACGTGGCGGCAACCGACCTTTTCCCGACTGTCAGCATTCTCGGATCCATCGGTTTCAGTGCCACCGACCTGGGTAGTTTCGGAGCCTCCGCCCTGGCGGGATCCTTGGGGCCTTCCATTCACTGGCGTGCTTTCGACCTGGGTCGGGTGCGTGCGCAGATGGCCCAGGCCGATGCCAGATCCATAGCCGCGTTGGCTGCTTACGAGAAAACGGTGCTAAAGGCGCTGGAGGAAACACAGACGGCTCTGAGCAATTTTTCCCGGGAGGAAGAACGCCGCGGAACATTGCAGCAAGCCGCACGTTCCGCACGGCACTCGGCACAGCTCGCCAAGCAGCGTTATGAACAGGGGATGGATGCTTTTCTGGACGTGTTGGATGCGGAACGCACCCAGTTGCAGACCGAGGACGCCCTTGCCGCCAGCGAAACCACGGCGGCGTTGGATTTAATCGCCATCTATAAAGCCCTTGGCGGCGGGTGGCAGGTGGTGGAGTAA